The sequence GGCGATGTTGGAGACCACCGAGACCACACCCTTGCCGCCAACAGCCAGGATGGGCAGTGTCAAGCTGTCGTCTCCTGAAAGCACGGCCAGTTTCTCCCCGCAGCGCCTGACGATATCGGTGGACTGATCCAAGTTGCCCGATGCCTCCTTCACCGCCACTATCTTATCGTACTTGTCTGCAATCCGCTGGACGGTCGCAGGGAGTATATTCCCGCCAGTGCGTGAAGGCACGTTGTAGATAACTATGGGCAGGTCGGTCTGTTCACAGATCTCGGCATAATGTCTGTACAATCCCTCCTGGGTGGGTTTGTTGTAGTATGGAGTGACCACAAGTGCCGCGTCAGCTCCCAACTTCTTAACCTGGTTTACCCTCTTGATAGTCTTTGTTGTGGAGTTGGTGCCTGCGCCTGCCAGGACCGGGACCTTACGGTCAGCTTCTTTAGCCAACTTAACGGTGGTGGCGATCATCGTGTCTTGTTCTTCTTCTGTAAGCGCGGGAGTTTCGCCGGTTGTGCCGCAGGCCAGAAGCCCGTCAATCCCTTGCTCTACCTGCCAGCGGACGTGTTTCTCCAGCGCTTCGGTATCAAGTTTGCCGTTTCGAAACGGCGTGACGAGAGCGGTTATCGCGCCTCGGAACATTTCGCCTCCTTGAGTTAACTATACTCGATTTGGGAGGAAAATCAAGATTTGGATGCTCCTTTTCTCTTTACAGAGAAAAGATCGCAGAGGGGACCTCGAGACTGTATTCCGTCATCGCGAGGGAGTCGCAGACGACCGTGGCGATCTCATAGCTTAAACGAAGGTAACTACCCTAACCATCACATGTAGTGCGAGGCTCAGTGTGCCCCATTGGGTATCAGCCTCGTTAAAACAGGCGAAGAGCCTAGGCAAGTTATTTAAATAATTGGCTTTGCCCCAACAAGAACTCTTTGGAAAGCAACTCGTCGGAGATTTTCTTCTCGGCGGGCAAATATATCCATACCGGTATTTCCGAGGTGGACAAATACTTACATAAGAGGGGACCGACATCTCGCCATTCAAGCCTGCCAAGTCCACACCCAAGGGCTGGAAGAGCCAAAGATCTTATACCTTGATTTCTGTAATTGTCCCGAAGCCACTGTAATCCTTTTTCTATAGTATGTATATCTGAATGTTTTCTCCAATGTTTCTTTGTTGGGAAGAGAAGAAACCATGTTTCGCCGTTGGATGGAGTTAAAGTCGATGGCTCCTCTGCCAAGAGATCATAGTAAGAAGACTCACGTTTATATAGGTGGGGTCTACCTATTCTTAGCTCACCTTTGCGACATAAGTCCTGGTAGTACACATATACATCTGGGAATTGACATTTCGCTCTCGAAGCAAGTCCCTTACCCATAACGCCTACGCAATTGACACTCACCGTAAGCGTCTGTTTCTTAGAGAAGAACATGTCTCCTTCAACCAGAGAAAGATAGGGAGTAAGGATAGCTCTGATAGGAGATTGAAAAAACATCTTGGGGGATGGTACAATTGGAAGATCGGTTTGCTGAAGTATCTCCTTATTTCTTTCTTTGGCTTCATGGCTTGCGACGTATATTGTTTGAATCATATCGGGGGCGATCTCATCCGGAACAAGACACTCAGCCATAATTGTTCTTTTAGATCCATCTTCTTCTTTCCACCATTCTATATTGATGTTTTCTCTAATTTGAGGAATGATCCTTGCGAACTCGCTTGGAGGCAATATCTCTGATAGCGAATGAGCAGCGTTCCCTGTGGAAACGAATGTGTCTTTTCTGTTTAATATATCTGGGCGTACGCTGAGAACAATAATATTCTCTGGAGACTTGGTGTTCAACACCCTATAGAGCATTGGATTTCGGGGCTGAAAATAGAGGTTAGCAAAACTCCATAGACTTTTACCATTGGGAGCTAATCTGTGACGACGGCTCGAAACAATTTGGGCGTCATATATTGGTGTAAATTGAATATCTTGTGCTTCGACCTGGTCATGAGATAGAATTCCTCTCTTTAATATGGATGGCAAGTTGTTAATATGGGCGATATAATACAATCCCCTGACGCCTCTATTCTCCATGAGATTTATCCTCCAATTCGATCAAAGTGATCTGTATTCAAACCAGATGATACCCACCAGCATCTTCTTGTCAAGAACTTTTACTCCTCCTCTCCTAGATTGACCGTGGGAGAGGTTGTTCACTTCGGTGCGTTGGCGGTGAAGCAATGAGGGACAAGTAAGGGCCGGCTCGCGCCAGACCTGATGCGTTAAGACCGGCCCCTACCGAGTTACGTTCAGGCTCGCGAAGCTACCCCCGGCAGTTACCCTCCTTTTCTTTCGTCTGGCACTCGTCGCAGAGTTCGCCATAGGTAGGCCTTTTATAGCTCACATTTACATCTGAACCCGTAGGATAATTAGAACAGTTGGTGCACCAGTGCCAAGTGTCGCTGTTTTTTCTTTTGACGTACCTCGGCATCGTACCCTCCTTTGGACTTATTCGTCCAGGTTGACATTTGTGAAAGGAACAGGATTGGCCTGATTCTTTTTTGCACTCTCTATACATCTCGTTGCTTTATTATATTGAACTTTTTAGAAAAGTCAAGTCCTTTACGTATTATCAGGTATGTGTTAGTTTATCCTTGAAGGTTTACTTCGGTGCGCAGACGGCGAAGTAGGCGGGCCAGTCCACCTGGGTGATCTGCAGACTGTTGCCGTCAGGATCGGTAAAGAGCGCTGAACTCCACGGCCTTTTTGAGATCGGAAACGGTCAAGCCGATTGGTTTGTAAAAGGTTATCGGTGGTATCACGGGTGTTACGAGTATTACGGGTGTTGCGAGTATTACGGGTGTTGGGGGTGTTACGGGTGTTACGGGTTGACATCGATTGAGTAGCTCATATACTTTGCCCATGACCTACGGGATTGATATTTCTGAGGAGGAGATCCGTTGGGTTCGCCTGCCTAAAGGAGAGAACCCGGCTGCTTGCGGTCGTATCCAGCTTGAGGATAATGACCGCTCGCCAAGGCGGATCAGGCAGGTGCTTAAGGAGTTCTTCTCCCGCGAAAGGGTGTCCCGCTTTGTGTTTCCCTTGTGCGGTCAGGGGGTGCGTGCCAGGGTTTTTGCCTCCGACAAGGTGGACATCTCCGAGCTAGAGGATAACGTGGCCTGGGAGGCAAAGTTCATGCTTACCTATGACACACGCCGCGACGTCTTAAGCTTCGATCCTTTACGCAGCGTAGGCAGCCAGACCTGGATTGTTGCAGTGACGGCTCCGCTTGAGGTGATCCAGCGCAAAAGCGGGCTCTTCCCCAAAAACCCTACCCATATCGAGACCGCGTTGACCGCGCTTGCGAACGCGGTGCTTCGCTCCAAGTGGGGAGAGAAGGATATTATTATCCTGCATCTTGACCGTAGCAGAGGTTTCCTTGTTGTTGTAAGTCACGGCAATCCGATCCTTATGCAGGAGATCCCTCGGGTCAATCTGAAAGAGGCAAGGCTTAGCGAGGAGGCTTTGAGCCTCTGGCATGATGAGCTTAAGGTCAGGCGCAACTTCCTTCCCCAGGACAAACGCAGGCTGGATCACTTCCTCTTGTCCGGTGAGGCGGCACTTGTGCCTGAGAACGCCCGAGCCCTTGGTGAGTGCATTGATCTGACGGGCGAGGTGTTTGATCCCTTCGAAGGGGTGGAGATTGAAGGCGAGAAGGATAAGGCACCGCTTTTTACCCTAGCCTATGCATGCGCTTTGAGGGGCGAGTGATGATACGCATCGATCTTGCCGTGCCGAGACGTCGTGAAAGGCTGACCACCTGGCATTATCTCGTCATCTGGGTGTGTGTCTTTCTTTTCGTGGTGGTTGGTGCAGGTATAGGTCTTGTGTTTCAAGGACGGCGTTTGAAGAGCATCGAGCAGGAAAACGCCAGCCTTAGGGCAACGAGCGATTCGCTTAAGACCCAGAAGACGGCTGTTGCCCACTACGAGAGCATTGAAGCCCAATACCGCGAGCTTCTCGGCAAGATAGAGGATGCGAGCCGGTATAACGAAAGGTATCTGGAGGTAATGCGGCTCCTGGATGCCAAGCTCGGCCCGCGTATGAAGCTCGTTTCGTTCCAGATCGAGGCCGACAGCGCAACAGCGATGGTCCTGGCACCCTCAAATCTGGAAGTTCGGCGCTATGTGGACGCGCTCTTGGGGAGCGCGATGTTTGAGCTTATCACGAGCGAGCCGCAGGGATCGCGTGAAGGGTTGATACAACACAGACTCCTCCTGAGGGTGAGATGAAGGTTGCCATAAGCGTTATCTTCGGGATACTGACGGCTCTTGTCTTAGTGATCGGAGGCTATCTGGGGTTTGCAACCATCAGGGAATCGAAGGGCCTTTTGGGGGAAGTGGACTCGCTTCAAACAAGAGTAAACTCGCTTAAGTCCGAGGTAGCTGGCCGGGCCGAGCGTTTGCAAGAAGAGGCTACAATAACGGCTGAACTTGACAGCCTTCGGAGCGCGCTTCAGGCATCCGAAGAGGGCCTTGAGGAGCGATTCACCCATCGGGGCCGGCCTACCTCGAAGGCCGTGATATCCGATTCCCAGAAGGTGGAAGGTATCTATCCTTTCAAACTTAAGGTTGATGGCGCCGCCTCGGCTGTTGATTCCTTCCTTATCGAACTCCAGAGACAAGTGCCGCTTGTGCGTTTCGAAAAGCTTGAAGGGGTCAGAAGGGGCAGGAACCTGAGGCTTGAAGCGACCGGGTCGGTGCGCTTCCCGCGATAGCCAGTAACACACCAATCCCATGAATAGCTCTGATGATAAAGACTTGGGGAGGCTGCGCGAGATAGTAGAACGGTTGCGCAGCCAGTGCCCCTGGGATCGTAAGCAGACGCTTTCTTCCATAAAACATCTTTATATCGAGGAGGCCTACGAGCTTTCCGAGGCGTTGGAGTCTGGCGACGGTGCAAGGATTGAGGAGGAGCTTGGTGATCTTTTATACATCGTTTTGATGGGTATCCAGATAGCCAAGGACGCGGGTCTGACGGATTACGAGAAGGTCGAAGAGATAGCGTCAGCCAAGCTTATCCGCCGCCACCCACACGTGTTTGGAGAAACGAAGGTATCAGGGGAAGGCGATGTGCTTGCCAACTGGGAGCGCATCAAGGAAGCGGAAAAGAGGGGAGAGGCGGGATTTTTCGAAGGCATCCCCAAGTCCTTGCCCGCTCTCATTCGCGCCCAGATGGTGCAGGAGCGCGCAGCGCGGGTGGGTTTCGACTGGCGAAGCGCTAAGGGTCCTTTGGCCAAGGTCAGGGAAGAAACCCAGGAGTTAACCGAACACATCGGGAAGGCTCATGATGATCTTGAGCACGAGCTTGGAGATCTGTTGTTTTCGGTGGTGAACCTTGCCCGACACATAGTGGTGCGAGCAGAGGAGGCACTCGAGTGGTCGAATAAGAAGTTCGAGCAAAGGTTTGAAGGGGTTCGGAGATTGGCTGCTGAGCGTGGGCTTGATCTGGCCAAGATGGATATCGAGGAGCTGGATAAGCTTTGGGACGAAGTCAAGGAAGCCGAACACTGATTATTTAACCACAGATTACGCAGATTAGATTTGTAGTGTAGGGACGGACTCTCCAGTCTGTCCGTGTTTTTTGCGATCTTTTTAGCCGGAGGCTAAAAAGGAGCACACTGGGATGAAGCAGAGCCTCAAAAACGCAAACAGATATAGGAGACCTACCACGATCCACGTCTGATACTCACGAAGGGCCCAGGGAAGCTTGAACCTGCGAAACAAGGGACCTTCGAATCGC is a genomic window of candidate division TA06 bacterium B3_TA06 containing:
- a CDS encoding Appr-1-p processing protein, which codes for MENRGVRGLYYIAHINNLPSILKRGILSHDQVEAQDIQFTPIYDAQIVSSRRHRLAPNGKSLWSFANLYFQPRNPMLYRVLNTKSPENIIVLSVRPDILNRKDTFVSTGNAAHSLSEILPPSEFARIIPQIRENINIEWWKEEDGSKRTIMAECLVPDEIAPDMIQTIYVASHEAKERNKEILQQTDLPIVPSPKMFFQSPIRAILTPYLSLVEGDMFFSKKQTLTVSVNCVGVMGKGLASRAKCQFPDVYVYYQDLCRKGELRIGRPHLYKRESSYYDLLAEEPSTLTPSNGETWFLLFPTKKHWRKHSDIHTIEKGLQWLRDNYRNQGIRSLALPALGCGLGRLEWRDVGPLLCKYLSTSEIPVWIYLPAEKKISDELLSKEFLLGQSQLFK
- a CDS encoding 4-hydroxy-tetrahydrodipicolinate synthase codes for the protein MFRGAITALVTPFRNGKLDTEALEKHVRWQVEQGIDGLLACGTTGETPALTEEEQDTMIATTVKLAKEADRKVPVLAGAGTNSTTKTIKRVNQVKKLGADAALVVTPYYNKPTQEGLYRHYAEICEQTDLPIVIYNVPSRTGGNILPATVQRIADKYDKIVAVKEASGNLDQSTDIVRRCGEKLAVLSGDDSLTLPILAVGGKGVVSVVSNIAPYDTANMVRFFEQGDFEAALTIHQKLFPLVKALFTETNPGPVKAATGLMGINSGEVRLPLAPVSEENLAKLREAMLAYGLAV
- a CDS encoding nucleoside triphosphate pyrophosphohydrolase — its product is MNSSDDKDLGRLREIVERLRSQCPWDRKQTLSSIKHLYIEEAYELSEALESGDGARIEEELGDLLYIVLMGIQIAKDAGLTDYEKVEEIASAKLIRRHPHVFGETKVSGEGDVLANWERIKEAEKRGEAGFFEGIPKSLPALIRAQMVQERAARVGFDWRSAKGPLAKVREETQELTEHIGKAHDDLEHELGDLLFSVVNLARHIVVRAEEALEWSNKKFEQRFEGVRRLAAERGLDLAKMDIEELDKLWDEVKEAEH